In one window of Episyrphus balteatus chromosome 3, idEpiBalt1.1, whole genome shotgun sequence DNA:
- the LOC129916287 gene encoding F-actin-monooxygenase Mical isoform X3, whose translation MSRSSNQRQQQQLLAQQQQQMADNDAAAAAAEMFDMFCLATTMRQVLGLHRNICDAIGLRPAPLNEFYPKLKAKIRSWKAQALWKKFDARASHRAYSKGNACTGTRVLVIGAGPCGLRTAIEAQLLGAKVVVVEKRDRISRNNVLHLWPFVITDLRNLGAKKFYGKFCAGSIDHISIRQIQCILLKVALLLGVEVHEGVSFEGTIEPSEGCGWRAAISPEDHAVSHYEFDVLIGADGKRNTLEAFKRKEFRGKLAIAITANFINKKTEAEAKAEEISGVAFIFNQAFFKELYHTTGIDLENIVYYKDETHYFVMTAKKHSLIDKGVIMQDFADPAELLAPQNVNTDKLLDYAREAAEFSTKYQMPNLEFAVNHYGKPDVAMFDFTSMFAAESSSRVIVRKNYRLLQCLVGDSLLEPFWPTGSGCARGFLSSMDAAYAIKLWNNPRNSILGVLAQRESIYRLLAQTTPENLQRDIGSYTVDPATRYPNLNRTSVNMYQVKHLIDTDDKAILEQTYMDTNALQASQADTPVRRKRRTGDTLPLSAVLLRWIKAQLHSYEFVQNLNEVSDCFTNGKVLCALINRYRPDLVDFNSIKELPAADCNDLAFKILDKELKISKVMSGKDSIDLDKIDSKIWLNYLEQVCEVFRGEIPHVKHPKLDVSELREKNRNNVPDFSRLLQMTSSRKAKSPMQDVADLPHATQRRSVLDEEKVKRQRKHEPGQGQLDTPRRAKKRRSAEKTTNINSKVALAFKKQAASEKCHFCKQTVYLMEKISTEGLILHRSCLKCHHCHTNLRPGGYAFDRDDPEGRFYCTQHFRLPAKAIRPMVRKPGQRKSTAHGSHAPSHLDPKTPEKPRGITESVVQLDLLDRGQTPERIEFENTDAMSDGEPSEEHIIDENEWSGRNFLQPSADSESDLSSSSDESDDDSESDIFEEANGSPIAQQTLQLATDWIGKQHYSNVNSDDSDDDFYDSSEGLADDGKDDTEGEEIKKAREMRREEVRLLPLPTNLPTDTETENQEQVVVATQSPQDGAVSVQKNNEISDSERSKHGSDKISISSAPTPPPTKADIEKIEQNSDRRFSADVDAISEKLYRLNNLMKLNKDIESMAKDNLVKSDIMKKLSLKEKWLLDNSVSGGIKSPALGFPGEKVAEKVNEESDATNIDKDTKVGVNNEGKEKKEENLLDKPLESVTNGDDDHGDGLNINQSSEPSQSIEEVKPIEPDQPPKSQEQVEKEKIAKIASEKMEIEGILDIVKMMDTSLIEPSKQPLPKPAESPKVKKKDPGQMIYDAEQKKVTSLSDALHQIEVRSFAGTMDTIKAQMVMPTVSQQATLDISKYFPNAKQEKQSSASLNKTQKTLKDVDLTKYFPQSPVPQRKSSISIPSGGDKLKKSQTTKAVVSDPPPKAPPRRQKSTIAAPSTDKTFSMQAHQLDGAIDIQKASPVVVVKPVPKKGGIKIVKKIVPKGTKTTKKPAPVVVAKKKIQDEADKILDEILQEGQEVRSPSIEYQKLFTEEKSPSEDISERIEKILEETGIDLGLPPNPKKKLLKAKSLGEEEFKRTQEKTLSREDGDRPIGVKKILQRFESMSSIKSDDSFKLRKTNLSSTCSSLNRSKESLPSSSNLHKSKESLQSSGSLKSNSDSMSDLEKTMEYLKSEWRTEATNFLQKKRDNFYANRDEKKAEAEAESKKRVEPETQWKHTKYSKFFGIKEKSPEKRKSPTKTGKRRSPAKILKKSPREEIMRHRKKVESVMSRTASFEEKIKAEEERLKGTGLNKTRGSQNDLTNGLDSTRIRRDSGDVVFVPEKKIPVLLRKESEKNSEVNKHQMDTAQKVLSRRGSGSSGLADVLKPPVVKGLRGQQELRNKVENNTNDGKNLGRRGSQETLKSILNLVRTVSQSNMDEDLQQKNLSSQSPGSSQNNVVAQEIVKELIGVEELKISEEEAKKLIEEMDSVKSSDVEPSSESVKEDDIIEQMEEQTKFEKSSIITSVGSTEASEDPPEAVQEIVSTASPLAQSRRGSQNEPIGTPPQHPSRRGSQNQISSIEADQNVTSRRNSQVENKEDNSKSPLVQSRRGSQVENKEDDSNSPLVISRGSSQVERREDNSKSPLAQSRGSSQVDHKDAQVQSRRGSQVEHREDNSKSPLIQSRRGSQVENKEDDSRSLLVQSRGSSQVENKKDNSKSSLIQSRGGSQVENKEDNSKSPIIQSRRGSQNEASPQHSSSKASITNEDTTKSPSQPLSRRESAVNEDRKYSSEATEDVDDIFNQIITELSQNDEEVARELSLIETARAEKEEEELIKQQEQQQQEEEIIDESEYIAEITDSPKRSRAGSDDSIEELFSQFKNDMLVDVEFDSNDEVVAITPRAVLVNEDEEDPEEEEDEKPITVEEAKLKFEPLFPRLAKPLPKDSSSSMSLSPGRTEDKTKKIVQKLDPSNMPPSVQDMMQLMISREDSEPRQPVAFPRHVYYDSADESSNSSQSRNQTPDSSVKSKDSTTKDKHLEVVYELAWPSRKRTPSPIPESARPPIKPPRENSERPNSRRGSGTSIEESSPIVKGSVDSNNKNESSQDRLSSSQRGSPKLLPSSRRGSRSSSDLGPTENREPQSMSRRGSKASLKDSEDIILSGSPALLPTPRRGSRTSIDSSQNVNEVPPSRRSSPALPASPRTEELVNKNEEIPSRKPTPASDISRESSDLPRDSSSSSLQSTNQKVSNGSPSKVLNEAPEASNELQLPTTPRKDSVSPNKSAASFASSINEFQRESPSSPRTETQQLSREGSQISTKSASQAQEMVNIQKPREGSQISSRSAPQEPSREGSNISSTSLPQAKEIVNIQKSREGSQLSSKSLPQTEGIVKIRTEMGQSPREGSQISTKSPPRAEGMVNIVELLNEPPKRDSESSSRKSVLSKSNTPTLPESPQSARARFFAQNQQSAESSPRESKERLIPNNEPSKEYRDLLRAKLESPTPRNPSQSRERSLEWDMEQLPKSPMPRRKFMPMYRNESSDKEESPQQTSGKSAPDIRIPTKRLEEWEIIEQLERERRHALIARDQNYSHQVRQEAPKIPSKQENPPPPFNRLDSDEPHSSKLIEYIKQETLKDSMKSKEDSPRPPSRPRTPQLSRKIPNNDLDKQVVELLKTNQEPKESPKPIKRKPQIQKTESVEATYEDFARFTRRSPEKDAEPEESDVYESPTASISHHRLSNYHQTSQDSASGTYSPTSSLSRSIEHIAPSRPHRNKSSTLSDNRVDKDTKYLMNRSKHLRNMKRDFMEEKIAGNNPYLKKVIEAQKVSRHSEEEDDDDDDVEVDYTLESYRPKNHTTPRFPTSSSIGGSRRRYEPRYPDYTSSTTDYTSRRPYNPHFSATSTSSSAGSRNFVDYFKRSPPHYKGRETSKDSCRIS comes from the exons atgagtCGATCTTCAAATCAACGCCAACAGCAACAGCTGCTGgctcagcaacaacaacaaatggctgATAACGATGCCGCAGCTGCGGCTGCCGAAATGTTCGATATGTTCTGTTTGGCCACAACAATGCGTCAAGTGCTCGGCCTCCATCGAAATATCTGCGATGCAATAGGCCTTCGGCCAGCACCACTCAACGAATTCTATCCAAAGCTTAAAGCAAAAATTCGTTCATGGAAAGCACAAGCCCTATGGAAGAAATTCGATGCCCGCGCCTCACACAGAGCCTACTCAAAAGGCAATGCCTGCACCGGCACCAGAGTCCTAGTCATTGGCGCTGGCCCATGCGGCCTGCGAACGGCTATAGAAGCACAACTACTTGGCGCTAAAGTGGTGGTCGTTGAGAAACGTGATCGGATATCACGTAATAATGTCCTACATTTGTGGCCTTTTGTCATTACAGATCTTCGAAATCTCGGAGCTAAAAAAttctatggaaaattttgtGCTGGTTCAATTGATCACATTTCCATAAGACAGATACAGTGTATCTTATTGAAAGTGGCCCTTCTGTTGGGCGTAGAAGTGCATGAGGGTGTTTCATTTGAAGGCACCATCGAACCAAGTGAAGGATGTGGCTGGCGTGCCGCTATCAGTCCGGAAGATCATGCGGTTTCACATTATGAATTCGATGTACTCATCGGAGCCGATGGCAAACGTAACACTTTGGAGGCCTTTAAACGTAAAGAATTCCGTGGCAAGCTGGCTATTGCCATAACAGcgaattttattaacaaaaagacCGAAGCTGAAGCTAAAGCTGAAGAAATTAGTGGTGTGGCGTTTATATTCAATCAGGCATTCTTTAAGGAACTCTATCATACGACTGGAATAGATTTAGAAAATATAGTTTACTATAAAGACGAAACACATTACTTTGTCATGACTGCTAAAAAACACAGTCTCATTGATAAAGGTGTGATAATGCAG GACTTTGCGGATCCAGCTGAACTTCTGGCTCCACAAAATGTAAATACAGACAAACTACTGGACTATGCTCGAGAAGCAGCAGAGTTCTCAACCAAATACCAAATGCCAAATCTGGAATTCGCCGTTAATCATTATGGCAAGCCAGACGTTGCAATGTTTGATTTCACATCAATGTTTGCAGCCGAATCATCGAGTCGGGTGATTGTTCGTAAAAACTATCGTCTTCTACAATGTCTAGTCGGTGATAGTTTGTTAGAGCCCTTTTGGCCAACTGGATCAGGTTGTGCGAGAGGTTTTCTCTCCAGCATGGATGCAGCCTATGCAATAAAATTGTGGAATAATCCTAGAAATAGTATACTTGGAGTGTTGGCTCAAAGGGAGAGTATTTACAG ACTTCTAGCTCAAACTACACCCGAAAACCTTCAACGCGACATAGGTTCCTACACAGTTGATCCAGCAACACGATATCCTAATCTCAATCGAACTTCAGTTAATATGTATCAAGTGAAACATCTAATCGATACTGACGATAAGGCTATATTGGAACAAACTTATATGGATACAAATGCCTTACAAGCATCACAAGCCGACACACCGGTACGCAGGAAGAGACGCACAGGTGATACATTGCCATTGAGTGCGGTTCTACTAAGATGGATCAAGGCTCAATTGCATTCGTATGAATTTGTTCAGAATTTAAATGAAGTTTCTGATTGTTTCACAAATGGAAAGGTTCTTTGTGCCTTAATTAATAG gtACCGCCCTGATCTAGTCGATTTTAATTCAATCAAAGAACTACCCGCAGCCGATTGCAATGACTTGGCCTTTAAAATTCTCGAtaaagaattgaaaatctccaaAGTTATGAGTGGCAAAGATTCAATTGACTTGGATAAGATCGATTCAAAAATTTGGCTCAATTATTTGGAACAAGTATGTGAAGTATTCCGTGGAGAGATACCGCATGTTAAGCATCCAAAATTGGATGTATCTGAGTTGAGAGAGAAAAACAGAAATAATGTTCCTGATTTCTCGAGACTTCTTCAAATGACATCATCGAGAAAGGCTAAATCTCCAATGCAAGATGTAGCAGATTTGCCGCATGCAACACAAAGACGTTCTGTATTGGATGAGGAGAAGGTCAAACGCCAGAGGAAGCATGAACCAGGTCAAG GTCAATTAGACACACCAAGACGAGCCAAGAAGCGAAGAAGTGCAGAAAAGACAACAAATATT aactCCAAAGTAGCACTTGCATTCAAAAAGCAAGCAGCATCAGAAAAGTGCCATTTCTGCAAACAAACTGTCTACCTTATGGAAAAGATCTCTACCGAAGGTCTTATTCTGCATCGTTCATGTTTGAAATGTCATCATTGTCATACAAATCTAAGACCAGGTGGTTATGCTTTTGATCGAGATGATCCCGAGGGACGTTTCTATTGTACACAACATTTTAGATTACCTGCTAAAGCTATTCGTCCAATGGTACGAAAACCTGGTCAAAGG AAATCTACTGCTCATGGTTCTCATGCACCAAGTCACTTGGATCCCAAAACACCCGAAAAACCAAGAGGAATCACCGAAAGTGTTGTTCAATTGGATCTACTCGATCGTGGTCAGACACCAGAACGAATTGAATTCGAAAATACCGATGCCATGTCAGATGGAGAACCCTCCGAGGAACACATTATTGATGAGAACGAATGGTCAGGACGTAATTTCCTACAACCTAGTGCTGATTCTGAGTCAGATTTGTCCTCAAGTTCTGATGAATCAGATGATGATTCTGAATCGGATATTTTCGAAGAAGCAAATGGTTCACCAATTGCTCAGCAAACTCTCCAATTGGCCACAGATTGGATTGGCAAACAGCACTATTCGAATGTTAATAGCGATGACAGTGATGATGATTTCTATGATTCTAGCGAGGGATTAGCTG ATGATGGTAAAGATGACACCGAAGGTGAAGAAATCAAAAAGGCTCGTGAAATGCGCCGCGAAGAAGTCCGTCTATTGCCACTGCCTACAAATTTGCCAACAGATACAGAAACTGAG AATCAAGAACAGGTGGTAGTGGCGACGCAATCGCCACAAGATGGCGCTGTTAGTGTGCAAAAGAATAACGAAATAAGTGATAGTGAGAGATCGAAACATGGTTCGGATAAAATTTCAATATCATCAGCTCCAACTCCACCGCCTACCAAGGCGGATATTGAAAAAATCGAACAAAACTCAGATCGTAGGTTTAGCGCAGATGTCGATGCGATATCTGAGAAGCTTTATAGGTTAAATAATTTGATGAAACTGAATAAGGATATTGAAAGTATGGCAAAAGATAATTTGGTTAAGAGCGATATTATGAAGAAACTTTCGTTAAAAGAGAAATGGTTGCTGGATAATAGTGTGAGTGGGGGAATTAAAAGTCCTGCGTTGGGGTTTCCTGGAGAAAAGGTAGCTGAAAAAGTTAATGAGGAATCGGATGCTACCAATATCGACAAAGACACAAAAGTTGGTGTCAATAACGAAGGAAAAGAGAAAAAGGAAGAGAACTTATTGGACAAACCTCTTGAGAGTGTTACAAATGGCGATGACGATCATGGTGATGGCTTGAATATCAATCAATCCTCCGAACCTTCACAATCGATAGAGGAAGTCAAACCCATCGAACCAGATCAACCACCTAAATCTCAAGAACAAGTCGAAAAAGAAAAGATTGCCAAAATTGCCTCGGAAAAAATGGAAATTGAAGGCATTCTTGATATTGTTAAAATGATGGACACTTCGCTTATAGAACCATCCAAGCAACCCTTACCAAAACCTGCAGAAAGTCCAAAAGTGAAGAAAAAAGATCCTGGACAAATGATCTATGATGCTGAGCAAAAGAAAGTCACTAGTTTGAGTGATGCATTGCATCAAATTGAAGTTAGAAGTTTTGCTGGGACTATGGATACCATTAAAGCTCAAATGGTTATGCCTACTGTGAGTCAACAGGCCACATTGGACATTTCCAAGTATTTCCCGAATGCAAAGCAGGAAAAGCAATCATCGGCGTCATTgaataaaactcaaaaaactcTAAAAGATGTTGATTTGACGAAGTATTTCCCTCAATCTCCAGTTCCTCAGAGGAAATCAAGTATCAGTATCCCATCTGGTGGGGATAAATTGAAGAAATCACAAACTACAAAGGCGGTTGTTAGTGATCCACCACCAAAAGCTCCACCaaggcgacaaaagtcgacaatAGCAGCTCCAAGTACTGATAAAACCTTTAGTATGCAAGCACATCAACTAGATGGCGCTATTGACATTCAAAAAGCTTCTCCAGTTGTGGTGGTCAAACCAGTTCCAAAAAAAGGTGGaattaaaattgttaagaaAATTGTCCCAAAAGGAACAAAGACAACAAAGAAACCAGCTCCAGTTGTAGtagctaagaaaaaaattcaagacgAAGCCGATAAGATTCTGGATGAGATTCTTCAAGAAGGACAAGAAGTTCGTTCGCCAAGTATTGAGTATCAAAAACTCTTTACTGAAGAGAAATCTCCAAGTGAAGATATATCTGAAAGAATTGAGAAAATTCTTGAAGAAACTGGCATTGATTTGGGTCTCCCTCCAAATCCAAAGAAgaaacttctaaaagcaaaAAGTCTGGGAGAAGAAGAATTTAAGAGAACTCAAGAGAAAACTCTTTCCAGAGAAGATGGAGATCGTCCAATAGGTGTGAAGAAGATCCTGCAACGTTTTGAATCGATGAGTTCAATAAAATCTGATGATTCATTTAAACTGAGAAAGACCAATTTGAGCAGCACTTGTAGTAGTCTAAATAGATCTAAAGAATCTCTTCCATCATCAAGTAATCTCCACAAATCTAAAGAATCACTCCAATCGAGTGGTTCTCTTAAAAGTAATTCAGATTCAATGAGTGATTTAGAAAAGACTATGGAATACTTAAAATCCGAATGGAGGACAGAAGCTactaattttcttcaaaagaaacgTGATAATTTCTATGCCAATCGTGACGAAAAGAAAGCTGAAGCTGAAGCAGAGTCTAAAAAGAGAGTCGAACCGGAAACTCAAtggaaacatacaaaatactCAAAATTCTTTGGAATTAAAGAAAAGTCTCCGGAAAAGAGAAAATCACCAACAAAGACTGGTAAGAGAAGATCACCTGCGAAAATTCTGAAGAAGTCTCCTCGAGAAGAAATTATGAGACATCGGAAGAAAGTCGAATCGGTAATGAGCAGAACAGCTTCGTTTGAAGAGAAAATTAAAGCCGAGGAAGAGAGACTTAAGGGAACTGGGTTGAACAAAACTCGTGGTAGTCAAAATGATTTAACAAACGGATTGGACAGCACTCGAATCAGAAGGGATTCAGGTGATGTTGTTTTTGTTCCAGAAAAGAAGATTCCAGTCCTCCTTCGAAAAGAATCTGAGAAGAACTCAGAAGTTAATAAACATCAAATGGACACAGCTCAGAAAGTATTAAGTCGAAGAGGATCAGGTTCTAGTGGATTGGCTGATGTTCTTAAACCACCTGTTGTTAAGGGTTTAAGAGGACAACAGGAACTAAGAAATAAAGTTGAAAATAACACAAATGATGGGAAGAATTTAGGTAGAAGAGGTTCTCAAGAAACTTTAAAGAGTATATTGAATTTGGTTCGAACTGTTTCTCAATCGAATATGGATGAAGATTTGCAACAGAAGAACCTGTCAAGTCAAAGTCCTGGAAGTTCTCAGAATAACGTTGTTGCACAAGAAATCGTAAAAGAATTAATAGGAGTTGAAGAATTAAAGATTTCAGAAGAAGAAGCTAAGAAATTGATTGAAGAGATGGATTCTGTGAAATCTTCTGATGTTGAACCCAGCTCAGAAAGTGTCAAAGAAGATGACATTATTGAGCAGATGGAagagcaaacaaaatttgaaaaatcttcGATAATAACGAGCGTCGGGAGCACTGAAGCAAGTGAAGATCCTCCAGAGGCAGTTCAGGAAATTGTTTCAACGGCTAGCCCGTTAGCTCAAAGTCGTAGAGGATCACAAAATGAACCAATTGGAACACCTCCGCAGCATCCTAGTCGGAGGGGATCTCAAAATCAAATATCTTCAATTGAAGCAGATCAAAATGTGACAAGTCGTAGAAATTCTCAAGTTGAAAACAAAGAAGATAACTCAAAGAGCCCGCTAGTCCAAAGCCGCAGAGGTTCTCAAGTCGAAAACAAAGAAGATGACTCAAATAGTCCCCTCGTTATTAGCCGTGGTAGTTCTCAAGTTGAACGCAGAGAAGATAACTCAAAGAGCCCGCTGGCCCAAAGCCGCGGAAGTTCTCAAGTCGATCACAAAGACGCTCAGGTCCAAAGCCGCAGAGGTTCTCAAGTCGAACATAGAGAAGATAACTCAAAGAGTCCGCTAATTCAAAGTCGCAGAGGTTCTCAAGTCGAAAACAAAGAAGATGACTCTAGGAGCCTGCTAGTTCAAAGCCGTGGAAGTTCTCAAGTCGAAAACAAGAAAGATAACTCAAAGAGCTCCCTGATTCAAAGCCGTGGAGGTTCTCAGGTCGAAAACAAAGAGGATAATTCAAAAAGTCCGATTATCCAAAGTCGAAGAGGGTCTCAAAATGAAGCTTCTCCCCAACATTCTAGTAGCAAAGCCTCTATAACAAATGAAGACACGACAAAATCCCCATCACAACCTTTAAGTCGTAGAGAATCAGCTGTAAATGAAGACAGAAAATATTCATCTGAAGCTACAGAAGATGTTGATGACATCTTTAACCAAATCATAACCGAACTAAGTCAGAATGATGAAGAAGTAGCCCGCGAATTGAGTTTAATAGAAACTGCCAGGGCGgaaaaagaagaagaggaacTAATAAAGCAACAAGAACAACAGCAACAAGAAGAAGAGATCATTGATGAATCTGAATATATTGCCGAAATAACTGACAGTCCAAAGAGAAGTCGAGCTGGATCCGATGATAGCATTGAAGAACTATTTAgtcaatttaaaaatgatatgTTAGTTGATGTTGAATTTGATTCGAATGATGAAGTTGTTGCTATAACTCCTCGAGCTGTTCTTGTCAATGAAGATGAAGAAGATCCAGAAGAAGAGGAAGATGAAAAACCGATCACAGTGGAAGAAGCAAAGTTAAAATTTGAACCACTTTTTCCTCGTCTAGCAAAACCATTGCCCAAAGACTCATCATCTTCAATGAGTTTGAGTCCAGGAAGAACTGAAGATAAAACAAAGAAGATTGTTCAAAAGTTAGATCCTTCTAATATGCCTCCTTCGGTTCAAGATATGATGCAACTTATGATTTCACGTGAAGATAGCGAACCAAGACAACCTGTGGCATTCCCGAGACATGTTTATTATGACTCAGCTGATGAGAGTTCAAATTCGTCACAATCTCGAAATCAAACTCCCGATTCTTCTGTAAAATCCAAAGATTCCACCACGAAAGATAAACATTTGGAAGTAGTTTATGAGTTGGCATGGCCATCGCGTAAAAGAACACCAAGTCCCATTCCAGAAAGTGCTCGACCACCAATCAAACCTCCTCGAGAAAACTCCGAAAGACCCAATTCACGAAGAGGTTCGGGAACTTCCATTGAAGAATCGTCGCCGATTGTGAAAGGTTCTGTAGATTCTAATAACAAGAACGAATCTTCTCAAGACCGACTATCTTCTTCTCAAAGAGGATCACCAAAATTACTTCCCTCTTCCCGCCGAGGCTCAAGATCTTCATCAGATCTAGGACCTACTGAAAATAGAGAGCCACAATCAATGTCTAGAAGAGGCTCAAAGGCTTCCCTTAAGGACAGCGAAGACATTATATTAAGTGGATCGCCTGCATTGCTTCCAACACCAAGAAGAGGCTCTAGAACATCAATAGATTCTTCTCAGAATGTGAATGAAGTTCCTCCTTCACGACGAAGTTCACCTGCATTACCAGCTTCACCGCGAACTGAAGAATTAGTgaacaaaaatgaagaaatcCCAAGTCGTAAACCAACTCCGGCCTCCGACATCTCACGTGAAAGTTCTGATCTTCCAAGAGACTCTTCTTCATCTTCTCTACAATCCACAAATCAAAAAGTCTCAAATGGTTCACCTTCCAAAGTTTTAAATGAGGCTCCTGAAGCTTCAAATGAGCTTCAGTTACCTACAACTCCACGAAAAGACTCAGTTTCTCCAAACAAATCTGCAGCTTCTTTTGCAAGTTCAATTAATGAATTCCAAAGAGAATCTCCCTCATCACCACGTACCGAAACGCAACAGTTGTCTAGAGAAGGTTCCCAGATCTCTACAAAATCTGCTTCCCAAGCTCAGGAAATGGTTAACATTCAAAAGCCTCGAGAAGGCTCCCAGATATCTTCAAGATCTGCTCCCCAGGAGCCTTCTAGGGAAGGTTCCAATATATCTTCTACATCTCTTCCACAAGCCAAAGAAATTGTTAACATTCAGAAGTCTAGGGAAGGTTCCCAGCTATCTTCAAAATCTCTTCCTCAAACCGAAGGAATAGTTAAAATTCGAACTGAAATGGGACAATCACCTAGAGAAGGATCTCAAATATCTACAAAATCTCCTCCCCGTGCGGAAGGAATGGTTAATATTGTTGAATTATTAAATGAACCACCCAAGAGAGACTCTGAAAGCAGCTCAAGAAAATCTGTCTTATCAAAATCCAATACACCAACATTGCCCGAATCTCCTCAATCAGCTCGTGCTAGATTCTTTGCTCAGAATCAACAATCTGCTGAAAGTTCTCCAAGAGAATCCAAAGAGAGGCTTATCCCAAACAACGAACCATCTAAAGAATACAGAGATCTTTTACGAGCAAAACTTGAATCTCCAACTCCACGGAATCCAAGTCAATCTAGAGAACGATCATTGGAATGGGATATGGAACAACTTCCTAAAAGTCCAATGCCCAGACGTAAATTTATGCCAATGTATCGAAATGAAAGTAGTGACAAAGAAGAATCACCTCAGCAAACTTCTGGTAAAAGTGCCCCAGACATTCGAATACCAACAAAACGTCTTGAAGAATGGGAAATCATTGAACAGCTTGAACGAGAGAGGCGACATGCTTTAATTGCACGAGATCAAAATTATTCTCATCAAGTTCGTCAGGAAGCACCTAAGATTCCTTCAAAGCAAGAAAATCCACCACCACCATTCAATCGACTTGATTCTGACGAACCTCATAGTTCCAAGCTAATTGAATATATTAAGCAGGAAACATTAAAAGATTCAATGAAATCAAAAGAAGACTCTCCTCGACCACCATCTAGACCAAGAACTCCACAGTTATCCAGGAAAATTCCGAACAATGATTTAGATAAACAAGTTGTGGAACTTTTGAAAACCAACCAAGAGCCAAAAGAGTCACCCAAACCCATTAAAAGAAAACCACAGATTCAAAAAACTGAGTCAGTTGAAGCTACATATGAAGATTTTGCTCGTTTCACTCGAAGATCACCCGAAAAAGATGCTGAACCCGAAGAGTCAGATGTCTATGAGTCTCCAACAGCATCGATCTCACATCATCGACTTTCAAACTATCATCAAACATCACAAGACTCAGCTTCAGGAACCTACAGTCCGACAAGTAGTCTATCTAGATCGATAGAACATATAGCTCCATCACGTCCGCATCGTAATAAATCATCAACTCTATCTGATAATAGAGTCGATAAGGATACAAAGTACCTAATGAATCGCAGCAAGCATTTGCGGAATATGAAACGGGACTTTATGGAAGAGAAAATCGCAGGAAACAATCCATATCTTAAGAAAGTGATTGAAGCTCAGAAAGTCTCAAGACATTCAGAGGAAgaggatgatgacgatgatgatgttgaAGTTGATTATACTCTTGAAAGCTATCGCCCTAAAAACCATACTACACCAAGATTCCCTACCTCCAGCAGTATTGGGGGTAGCCGTCGACGGTATGAACCTAGATATCCTGATTATACTTCCTCAACGACTGACTATACCAGCCGACGTCCATATAACCCGCATTTCTCTGCAACTTCTACCTCCAGCTCTGCAGGATCTCGTAATTTTGTCGATTATTTCAAACGTAGCCCGCCACATTACAAAGGCCGCGAGACAAGCAAGGACTCTTGCCGAATATCTTAG